TAGGTGTTCTTGAGTCATCGAAACCTGATGCAATTTAGCTCCAACAAACCAATCAACTTTTTTGCTCTTGTAGTTCAATTTTAGCTGCTCACTCCACGCATTGACATTGTAGTAATAATTGTTGCTTAAAGAAAGTATAGGCTGTGAATACTCATTGGTTAGCATATTTTTATTAAACGTATTGAAGAAAGAGGTATTTCTACCTAAGACATAGTTTAATCCAAATTCTGCATAAAATCCTTTAATAAATAAAGGTTCTATATAACTAGCCGAAAGCTTGAGATTATTATTTTTATTGAATAATTGCGTATTCTGATCTTGACTCTGTGCAATAGAATCTCCATTTGACTTGTAAAGCCAGCCATTCATAATACTCTTTCTATCTCCACTTGTTTCTCTAGTTGAATAATCAATTTGTAAGCCTAACAGTCTACCTTTTTTTGTAAATTTTCTCTCATACTCTGCATTGATTTCATAGGATTCCGTTCTATTATTAAAAGGATTACGACGCAGAGATTTATTGACTAATACGGAATCGTAAAATATGGTATTATCCGTTTGATTGAAGCCATCGTATTGCGACACATTGGCTGTAAAGCCTATATGTATTTTCTGCAAGGAATCTATGGTCTTGTCAATAGATATTAACCCCGAGTTCTTAATATTCTTTGCATTGATGTAATTTTTATTTTCTACATCTTGGGTAGCTTCATTGAAAAATGTCGTACTATTATTCAATTGATCGCCATCAAAACTGCTCTGATTATGATTAAATCTCGCCTTCAAAACACCGCTTCCATCACTAAATTTTTGATTCAAATTTCCCCCTGTTTTTATGTTTTGAGGAATTACTTGCAAGGTATTTCCTGTACCTCCATCTCCTCCTTTGTCTATCCAGGCATCTAGGTCCTCGTCATAGACCCAGCTTTGATTATCTATACCCATATCGCGCATATCTTGCCAATTCATGCGCGCACGCATATTATCTGCGCTAAAAAATCCTGCGAGTTTCGTATTCTCTCGAAATACATTGGCCATGGCTGTACTATTATATCTATTCGTATTACTATAGCCCTGTTCGAGTTTCCCGAAATATCCTTTCTTGGCATCGTCTTTCAATTTCAGATTGATGACCTTCATCTTTTCATCATCTGAACCAGTAGCATCTGATTTGCGTGTAGCGACATCAATGACTTCTACCTTATCTATCATACTAGCTTCAATATTTTTCGTAGCTACAGAGGCATCTTCACCGAAAAAATCATCCCCATCAACTAAGACGCGTTCTACTTTTTTTCCCTGCGCTTTTATAGTACCATCTTTGGAAACCTGAATTCCAGGAAGTCGCTTGAGGAGGTCTTCCGTGCTGGAACCAGCTGGGAGCTTAAAGCTATCTGCTACGTAAGTCACCGTATCCCCATTCATAGTTATAGCTTTATTGGCAGTGACTATAACCGTTTGCAACACTTTACTTAGAGGAATTAAGGCAGCAGTATCTCTATACCGAGCCAATTTGTTATAGACAATTTCTGTACTATAGTCTACATATTTTTTATGAAAGATTCTGACTACGAGTGTATCCTTCATAGTATCAGCTTCAATTTTCAATTCACCCAAGCCATTACTTCGTGCATAGCCTATCATTTTGCGATTAGATTTTTTAATAAGTATGCAGGTAGCCCCTTGAATAGGTTTACTCGTAAGATTATCGTATACGTATGTTTGATAGGTATATTGACCTTGAATTTTGCCCCCTATGAATAGCAGCAATGCTAATAATGTTAATTTCGTTTTAGACATTTCATTTAAAATAATACCAGTTTCTTATTTTGAAAAACATAACGTAAAAATTTAAAACTTATTTTTAAAGCTTATTTCATGATGTGTTTTCTACAGCGAAGGTAAAGCTAAAAACTGAATTTCAATGACAGAATAATGTCAAATTCTGCCAATTTATATTAAATAGTGTTGTGGGATTAGCGATAAGTGCTTATTAGTAAGATGAAAGTAAAATGAGAAATACGTTTAAAATCGAGATTTTCAAAATTTATCAGGACATTATCATATCTTCAAATCTCCACATCATCATATCTTCATTTCACACTTGCTCCATTAGGCACATCCCCTATCGGAGATACAAATGCTAAGCCAGCGCCATTATCCGCAAAGAGTATCATACCTTTACTTTCTATACCTTTTATTTTTCTCGGAGCTAGATTAGCAAGAACTTGTACGCGTTTATTCACGACATCCTCCACCTGAAATACATGTGCTATTCCTGAAACAATCGTTCTTACTTCATGTCCCATATCCACAGAAAGTTTCATCAATTTATCGGTACCCTCTACTCTCTCTGCGGTGAGAATAGTACCAATTATTATCTCCATTTTGGAGAAATCATCAAAGCTTATAAGATTCTCCTTTTTCTCTTCCTT
The nucleotide sequence above comes from Chitinophagales bacterium. Encoded proteins:
- a CDS encoding outer membrane beta-barrel protein, whose translation is MSKTKLTLLALLLFIGGKIQGQYTYQTYVYDNLTSKPIQGATCILIKKSNRKMIGYARSNGLGELKIEADTMKDTLVVRIFHKKYVDYSTEIVYNKLARYRDTAALIPLSKVLQTVIVTANKAITMNGDTVTYVADSFKLPAGSSTEDLLKRLPGIQVSKDGTIKAQGKKVERVLVDGDDFFGEDASVATKNIEASMIDKVEVIDVATRKSDATGSDDEKMKVINLKLKDDAKKGYFGKLEQGYSNTNRYNSTAMANVFRENTKLAGFFSADNMRARMNWQDMRDMGIDNQSWVYDEDLDAWIDKGGDGGTGNTLQVIPQNIKTGGNLNQKFSDGSGVLKARFNHNQSSFDGDQLNNSTTFFNEATQDVENKNYINAKNIKNSGLISIDKTIDSLQKIHIGFTANVSQYDGFNQTDNTIFYDSVLVNKSLRRNPFNNRTESYEINAEYERKFTKKGRLLGLQIDYSTRETSGDRKSIMNGWLYKSNGDSIAQSQDQNTQLFNKNNNLKLSASYIEPLFIKGFYAEFGLNYVLGRNTSFFNTFNKNMLTNEYSQPILSLSNNYYYNVNAWSEQLKLNYKSKKVDWFVGAKLHQVSMTQEHLDSGEVNLARNFNYILPTANISWKYKRNSSLTLNFRKGVVAPRINQLQPFTDNSNPQYITTGNPNLSPTENYSFSLRNNFWYPVSQTNLWANVSFKHIVNDIVDSTIISENGAVQNFFTHVNGNNTANLSIWYGFFFKPLKMQIDPGFWMSFNNRSNYFNSRLIRTNNINSGFYLEMSKSIDSLLQSSLTLNLDWNQARSDNPNFQNTNNFTYQISTKQELTLPLQFKLIGEFEYQILPSNAAFADNQTYILLNGSLEKSFLKENALTLRFSAYDILGQNRSIWRSLYQNTRSETINQALTRYFMLTMVYKFKNKRKQGSNESDF